A region from the Candidatus Magasanikbacteria bacterium genome encodes:
- a CDS encoding ATP-binding protein, giving the protein MKIALIGTHSTGKTTLGRILAEKLNELGNNVNYLNELARECPFPINEASNFKAQKWILDNQFRLENELYLPNGFLICDRATLDNFAYMQRASKDLDLYEYEKKAVEHMPSYDFVFKTKKLGLEATNDGVRSVDSDFRNEIDDLISLLLKKHKINYHELLPTIDYNIHLQFILNKIKER; this is encoded by the coding sequence AACTGGAAAAACTACTCTTGGCAGAATTCTAGCGGAAAAATTGAATGAACTTGGTAATAATGTAAATTATCTAAATGAACTTGCGCGCGAGTGTCCCTTTCCAATAAACGAAGCTTCCAATTTTAAAGCACAAAAATGGATTTTAGATAATCAGTTTAGGCTTGAAAATGAATTATACCTGCCAAATGGTTTTTTGATTTGTGACCGTGCGACTTTAGATAATTTTGCTTATATGCAAAGAGCTTCAAAAGATTTGGATTTATATGAATATGAAAAAAAAGCTGTAGAACATATGCCAAGTTATGATTTTGTATTTAAAACAAAAAAACTTGGCCTAGAAGCAACTAACGATGGTGTACGCTCAGTAGATTCTGATTTTAGAAATGAAATAGATGATTTAATTTCTTTATTATTAAAAAAACATAAAATAAATTATCACGAACTTTTACCAACCATTGATTACAATATTCACTTACAATTTATTTTGAATAAAATAAAAGAGCGTTGA
- a CDS encoding serine hydrolase has protein sequence MKSTKIIFFLAILGLLIPSTFVLAVEDFNPNFIISDSELQNYSSMNRADIQAFLLANGKFLSTYKSPDKNGVNRTASDIIYRSAQDNKINPKYLLVKLQKEQSLISTTNPTQKQLNWATGYGICDNCSMSDPTLQKHIGFGTQVDSAAGIMRWYYDNQYSESWIKKASVAYNIDGQTIVPASSATAFLYTYTPHILGNKNFWKLWNTWFEQRYPDGTLLQDAETKLIYLLQDGEKRLISSMSVLISRFDPKFIITAPASELSRYEDGKPLNLPNFSVVKNGVKYYLLDYDHKRPFANYETVKQLGYHPDEIVNVTTADLDAYSIGETITANQENPLGRLLKIEELGKYYFFKSGVYMPVTDPQIAKTNFSEFSIETVNLADLGELVLGNAILFKNGTLFGITGSNKIYVVENGKKRHIADEDVFNGLGFNWKNIIWTDQFTGMSHITGEAIYLRGEIQPVNQTTQVVAQEPTIEEIPSNIEDLMEKTPETETAFVGDVFETTIDAYLVTEYETEKILAGKNINVIRPMASFTKVMTAFRLLQEGLTLSNIGTVTYKSSEHKSTMHYFRVSEGETFRNKDIMNALLVSSLNTPAKMLVSEVEKYEPSFISRMNKQATEWELSNTSFTDTYGYDLGNKSTVLDYTKLFKKVIANGSLQKIMGLASYEYDEIIDKDGREHHYDYNTNELLEYTDLPYNIISSKTGFLYEAGSNLAMLIERKSDGKKFVITTMGNPDYQNRFVEPNKLSKWVINNF, from the coding sequence ATGAAATCAACAAAAATTATATTCTTTTTGGCAATTTTAGGCTTACTCATCCCAAGCACTTTTGTACTTGCTGTAGAAGATTTCAATCCAAACTTTATAATTAGTGACTCCGAACTACAAAATTATTCCAGTATGAACCGCGCCGATATTCAAGCTTTTTTGTTGGCAAATGGAAAATTTTTATCCACTTACAAAAGCCCAGACAAAAATGGTGTGAACAGAACTGCGTCAGATATTATTTATCGCTCTGCACAAGATAACAAGATAAATCCAAAATACCTACTTGTAAAATTACAAAAAGAACAAAGTTTAATTTCAACTACAAACCCAACACAAAAACAACTAAATTGGGCAACTGGCTATGGAATTTGTGATAATTGTAGTATGAGCGACCCTACACTTCAAAAACATATTGGTTTTGGAACTCAAGTGGACAGTGCGGCTGGAATTATGCGTTGGTATTACGACAACCAATATAGCGAATCGTGGATTAAAAAAGCTTCAGTTGCATATAATATAGATGGGCAAACTATAGTTCCAGCTAGTTCTGCAACTGCTTTTTTATATACTTATACTCCTCACATTTTGGGAAACAAAAACTTTTGGAAACTTTGGAATACTTGGTTTGAACAGCGCTATCCAGACGGAACACTTCTTCAAGACGCTGAAACTAAGTTAATATACTTACTCCAAGATGGCGAAAAAAGATTGATTTCCAGTATGTCTGTTCTTATTTCCAGATTTGATCCAAAATTTATTATTACAGCTCCTGCATCCGAGCTTTCACGATATGAAGATGGCAAACCATTAAACCTTCCGAACTTTAGTGTTGTGAAAAATGGAGTAAAATATTATCTACTTGATTATGACCATAAGCGTCCATTTGCAAACTACGAAACAGTAAAACAACTTGGATATCATCCAGATGAAATTGTGAATGTCACAACTGCAGATTTGGATGCTTACTCAATAGGTGAAACTATCACAGCCAACCAAGAAAATCCGCTTGGTAGATTATTAAAGATAGAAGAACTTGGTAAATATTACTTCTTTAAAAGTGGTGTTTACATGCCAGTGACAGATCCGCAGATAGCAAAAACAAATTTTTCTGAATTTTCAATAGAAACTGTAAACTTAGCAGATTTAGGAGAATTAGTTTTGGGAAATGCTATATTATTTAAAAATGGAACACTTTTTGGAATCACAGGCTCAAACAAAATTTATGTAGTTGAAAATGGTAAAAAAAGACACATTGCAGATGAAGATGTTTTCAACGGACTTGGATTTAACTGGAAAAATATAATTTGGACAGATCAGTTTACTGGAATGAGTCATATTACTGGAGAAGCAATATATTTGCGTGGCGAAATTCAACCAGTAAACCAAACAACTCAAGTAGTAGCACAAGAACCCACAATAGAAGAAATACCGAGCAATATAGAAGATTTAATGGAAAAAACTCCTGAAACTGAGACAGCTTTTGTGGGAGATGTTTTTGAAACAACAATAGACGCTTATCTTGTGACTGAATATGAAACTGAAAAAATTCTTGCTGGAAAAAATATAAATGTAATTCGACCAATGGCTTCTTTTACAAAAGTTATGACAGCTTTCAGACTTTTGCAAGAAGGACTTACACTTTCAAACATTGGAACAGTCACATACAAATCTAGTGAACACAAATCTACGATGCATTACTTCCGCGTTTCTGAAGGAGAAACTTTTAGAAACAAAGATATAATGAATGCACTCCTTGTTTCATCTCTAAACACACCCGCTAAAATGTTAGTGAGTGAGGTAGAAAAATACGAGCCTTCATTTATTTCTAGGATGAATAAACAAGCAACAGAATGGGAACTTTCGAATACTAGTTTTACAGACACTTATGGATATGATTTAGGCAATAAATCTACAGTTTTAGACTATACAAAACTTTTCAAAAAAGTAATAGCAAATGGATCTTTGCAAAAAATAATGGGGCTGGCTAGCTATGAATATGATGAAATTATTGATAAAGATGGTCGAGAACATCATTATGACTATAACACTAACGAGTTACTTGAATACACCGATTTACCTTACAATATAATTTCTAGTAAAACAGGGTTTTTGTACGAAGCCGGATCAAACTTAGCAATGTTAATAGAAAGAAAATCTGATGGCAAAAAGTTTGTAATAACAACAATGGGAAATCCAGATTACCAAAACCGATTTGTAGAGCCAAATAAACTAAGCAAATGGGTTATAAATAATTTTTAA
- a CDS encoding 5'-nucleotidase gives MRKFEKADLGKLPENSRFPLLHFVITPDVLFDEDGMKLSGITFLKKFLNLHKFGPKDDFGFADTKRLLVKVSIVALKNPSKIGDFFEALKKADFEEFFDQSLFEVIFIGNNKNTKNTLVYLVDVLNADLFLSADEELVRHVMNEGFLSVKTIPKRHQEVKSEVPFVLAIDFDGVLADDSADREYEKYGLVRFNEYETENEGKPLLWGPFVDFSIRCAVLRSVFPDDYSMSPFQIVLATVRGSTRFCRAKLTYEQFNFAPDMVFGSCGEPKGKLLEALSVDLFIDDSKQHVEDATRNAVYAVHALYGYKNRKSPCLNTKKSIFVFLKEKEKIAITGKILPRVNKKVSKQKPKKKEMWKILILVLNLHIQYLVHVTSA, from the coding sequence ATGAGAAAATTTGAGAAAGCAGATTTAGGTAAACTTCCAGAGAATTCTAGATTTCCATTATTGCATTTTGTTATTACACCAGATGTACTTTTTGATGAAGATGGTATGAAACTTTCAGGAATTACTTTTTTGAAAAAGTTTTTGAATCTTCATAAATTTGGACCAAAAGATGACTTTGGATTTGCAGATACAAAAAGATTGCTTGTAAAAGTGAGTATTGTTGCACTGAAAAATCCTAGTAAAATAGGTGATTTTTTTGAAGCTTTAAAAAAAGCAGATTTTGAAGAATTTTTTGATCAGTCACTTTTTGAAGTTATTTTCATTGGAAATAACAAAAATACAAAAAATACACTTGTTTATCTTGTAGATGTTTTAAATGCAGATTTATTTTTGTCTGCAGACGAGGAATTGGTTAGACATGTTATGAATGAGGGTTTTCTCTCTGTTAAAACTATTCCAAAACGCCACCAAGAAGTAAAATCAGAAGTTCCATTTGTTTTGGCTATCGATTTTGATGGTGTTTTGGCTGATGATAGTGCGGATAGAGAATATGAAAAATATGGATTGGTCAGATTCAATGAGTATGAAACAGAAAATGAGGGTAAGCCACTTTTGTGGGGACCGTTCGTTGATTTTTCTATAAGATGTGCTGTTCTTCGTTCTGTTTTTCCAGATGATTACAGCATGTCTCCATTTCAAATTGTTTTGGCGACAGTTCGCGGTTCTACTAGGTTTTGTAGGGCTAAGCTTACTTATGAGCAGTTTAATTTTGCTCCTGATATGGTTTTCGGATCTTGTGGTGAACCAAAAGGAAAATTACTAGAAGCACTTAGTGTAGATTTGTTTATTGACGATAGTAAACAACATGTGGAAGATGCAACTAGAAATGCTGTTTACGCAGTCCATGCATTGTATGGATATAAAAATCGTAAAAGTCCTTGTTTGAATACTAAAAAGTCTATATTTGTTTTTTTGAAAGAAAAAGAAAAGATTGCGATTACTGGAAAAATACTTCCCAGAGTTAATAAAAAAGTCTCAAAACAAAAACCAAAAAAAAAAGAGATGTGGAAGATTTTGATTCTAGTTTTGAATTTACACATACAGTATCTTGTGCATGTGACGAGTGCTTAG